A window of the Lactuca sativa cultivar Salinas chromosome 7, Lsat_Salinas_v11, whole genome shotgun sequence genome harbors these coding sequences:
- the LOC111902846 gene encoding cytochrome b561 and DOMON domain-containing protein At5g47530, which produces MAIGLSSPSILYISTILISLFFSTSSQTCSNHTFTSKRTFTSCKDLPYLNAHLHWTYFKSTNQSKIAFRAPHTPKGWIAWAINPYRRSMVGSQALIAFRNTKGMMSAYTTTITGYNPSMQPKKLSFHVSKLSVEYSNNEITIFAVVGPLANGPVVNQVWQVGSLDQNGVPMMHEMEFQNLQSKDVIDFSSF; this is translated from the coding sequence ATGGCTATAGGTTTAAGCTCTCCATCCATTCTATATATCTCCACCATTCTTATTTCTCTTTTCTTCTCTACATCTTCTCAAACTTGTTCAAATCACACTTTCACGTCCAAAAGAACCTTCACTTCCTGCAAAGACCTTCCATATCTCAATGCTCATCTTCACTGGACTTACTTCAAGTCCACAAATCAATCCAAGATCGCATTTCGGGCCCCACACACTCCAAAGGGGTGGATCGCATGGGCAATCAATCCATACAGAAGAAGCATGGTTGGATCACAAGCACTCATAGCTTTTCGGAATACTAAAGGCATGATGTCAGCATACACAACAACAATCACAGGGTACAACCCATCAATGCAGCCTAAAAAACTCTCCTTCCATGTTTCAAAGCTTTCAGTCGAGTATTCAAACAATGAGATAACCATTTTTGCGGTTGTGGGCCCACTTGCAAATGGGCCGGTTGTTAACCAAGTGTGGCAAGTTGGGAGCTTGGATCAGAATGGTGTTCCTATGATGCATGAAATGGAGTTTCAGAATCTTCAATCGAAAGATGTTATTGATTTTTCGTCTTTTTGA
- the LOC111902845 gene encoding cytochrome b561 and DOMON domain-containing protein At4g17280, with amino-acid sequence MAITITSAFVIFFYILAFHFDISYARMCSEYKFTSRRSYSSCRDLPHLSAELHWTYNSSTGIARIAYRARQGPRGWVAWAVNPNQIGMVGSEAIVAFHNGNGSMRVYTTLINSYSPSMVPGNLSFQVSGLSAESSVNEIAIFADVGPFEGGSVVNQVWQSGNLVLNGVPQMHAVSQQNLQSTGEIDFLYDQEKHR; translated from the coding sequence ATGGCCATAACTATAACCTCCGCCTtcgttatatttttttatattcttGCATTTCATTTTGATATATCATATGCTCGAATGTGTTCAGAATACAAATTCACATCCAGAAGAAGCTACAGTTCTTGTAGGGATCTACCCCATCTATCTGCAGAGCTTCATTGGACATACAATTCATCAACGGGTATAGCCCGGATCGCGTACCGGGCCCGCCAGGGCCCACGCGGGTGGGTCGCATGGGCGGTTAACCCAAACCAAATAGGCATGGTTGGGTCGGAAGCAATTGTGGCTTTTCATAATGGTAATGGAAGTATGAGAGTGTATACGACATTGATAAATAGTTATAGTCCTTCAATGGTGCCGGGAAATCTTAGTTTTCAAGTTTCGGGTTTATCTGCTGAGTCATCGGTTAATGAGATTGCTATTTTTGCTGATGTGGGCCCGTTTGAAGGTGGGTCCGTTGTTAATCAAGTGTGGCAAAGTGGGAATTTGGTTTTGAATGGTGTCCCTCAAATGCATGCGGTTTCACAACAAAATCTTCAATCAACGGGGGAGATTGATTTCTTGTATGATCAAGAAAAGCATAGATAA
- the LOC111902847 gene encoding uncharacterized protein LOC111902847, with protein sequence METSSDNNFKSKRIVFVTVGTTSFDSLVRSVDTEQVKEELSKKGYTHLVIQMGRGSYIPKKSSGEDGSLVVDYFTFSSSIADYLTSASLVISHAGSGSIFETLRLRKPLIVVVNEDLMDNHQSELAEELAERKHLFCAHPQTLYQVIQSLELESIIPYHPGDATPVAKLINRHLGFPAD encoded by the exons ATGGAGACTAGTAGTGATAACAATTTTAAATCAAAGAGAATTGTTTTTGTGACTGTTGGAACAACATCTTTTGATTCTCTTGTTAGAAGTGTGGATACTGAACAAGTTAAAGAAGAATTGTCAAAGAAAGGATACACTCACCTTGTCATTCAAATGGGTCGTGGATCCTACATCCCGAAAAag TCTAGTGGTGAAGATGGATCACTGGTTGTTGATTACTTCACCTTTTCTTCAAGCATTGCAGACTATTTAACATCAGCATCTCTTGTTATAAGCCATGCAG GTTCAGGGAGCATATTTGAGACATTAAGGCTAAGGAAACCTTTAATAGTGGTAGTGAATGAAGACCTAATGGACAACCATCAAAGTGAGTTAGCAGAAGAATTAGCAGAAAGGAAACATTTATTTTGTGCTCACCCTCAAACACTCTACCAAGTCATTCAATCATTGGAATTGGAATCCATCATTCCATACCACCCAGGTGATGCCACTCCTGTCGCTAAACTAATCAATCGGCATCTGGGTTTTCCTGCTGATTGA
- the LOC111902848 gene encoding thymidine kinase, which translates to MIHINTVPQKMSLTPTVNHSDRDLMAQPLRPSGEIHVIVGPMFAGKTTALLRRIKSEGTNGRNIAMIKSSKDTRYAVNSVVTHDGTKYPCWALPDLLSFKQKFGEEAYEKLDVIGIDEAQFFDDLYEFCCKAADTDGKTVIVAGLDGDYLRRNFGPVLDIVPLADTITKLTARCEVCGKKAHFTFRKTKETKTELIGGADMYMPVCRQHYVNGQMVIKH; encoded by the exons ATGATTCACATCAATACAGTTCCCCAAAAGATGTCGCTAACTCCTACTGTTAATCACAGTGATCGCGATCTAATGGCGCAGCCTCTTCGTCCTTCCGGCGAGATTCACGTAATTGTCGGGCCTATGTTCGCCGGTAAAACCACGGCTCTTCTTCGCCGGATCAAATCCGAAGGCACTAACGGCAG GAATATAGCGATGATAAAGTCAAGTAAGGATACCCGATACGCCGTTAATTCAGTTGTAACACACGACGGGACGAAATACCCATGTTGGGCACTTCCTGATCTGTTGTCTTTCAAACAAAAATTTGGAGAAGAAGCTTATGAAAAG CTGGATGTTATTGGAATCGATGAAGCACAGTTCTTTGATGATCTATATGAATTTTGTTGTAAAGCTGCTGATACTGATGGAAAAACTGTCATAGTTGCAGGTCTTGATGGTGATTACTTAAG AAGGAACTTTGGTCCAGTTCTTGATATTGTCCCACTTGCTGACACCATAACCAAATTAACAGCTCGATGCGAAGTATGTGGGAAAAAAGCTCATTTCACTTTCAGGAAGACGAAGGAGACAAAAACAGAACTTATAGGTGGGGCAGATATGTATATGCCTGTTTGTCGTCAACATTATGTTAATGGGCAAATGGTGATCAAACActaa